A stretch of the Streptomyces sp. NBC_00078 genome encodes the following:
- a CDS encoding ABC transporter permease, which yields MNVLHFINAFFSENAHWHGYDGIPTRLREHVQYSLIALAIAAAIGLPVGLLTGHTGRGGNTVAFVATAGRALPSFGLLVLMFVLLGLGLTPVMIPLVVLAVPPILVTTYEAVRTVDPSPVDAARGMGMAESRVLFQVELPVALPLILSGLRSAAIQIVSTATIAAYVSLGGLGRYIVDGLYQRNYEKVVGGATLVAVLALVTLGFFWAVARFTVSPGVRRGN from the coding sequence ATGAACGTACTCCACTTCATCAACGCCTTCTTCAGCGAGAACGCCCACTGGCACGGCTACGACGGCATCCCCACCCGGCTGCGCGAACACGTCCAGTACTCGCTGATCGCGCTCGCCATCGCCGCCGCCATCGGCCTGCCGGTCGGCCTGCTCACGGGTCACACCGGACGTGGCGGCAACACCGTGGCCTTCGTCGCCACCGCGGGGCGCGCCCTGCCCAGCTTCGGCCTGCTGGTGCTGATGTTCGTGCTGCTCGGGCTCGGTCTGACCCCGGTGATGATCCCGCTGGTCGTCCTCGCCGTCCCGCCGATCCTCGTCACCACCTACGAGGCGGTGCGCACCGTCGACCCGTCCCCGGTGGACGCGGCCCGGGGCATGGGCATGGCCGAGTCGAGGGTCCTCTTCCAGGTCGAACTGCCGGTCGCGCTCCCGCTGATCCTCAGCGGCCTGCGCTCGGCAGCCATCCAGATCGTCTCGACGGCCACCATCGCCGCGTACGTCTCGCTCGGCGGGCTCGGCCGGTACATCGTCGACGGCCTCTACCAGCGCAACTACGAGAAGGTGGTGGGCGGAGCGACCCTGGTGGCCGTCCTCGCCCTGGTGACGCTCGGCTTCTTCTGGGCGGTGGCGCGGTTCACTGTGTCGCCGGGGGTGCGCCGGGGCAACTGA
- a CDS encoding FAD:protein FMN transferase — protein MHRVEHVMGFPVSLRVDDEHVPESAGDAVFAWLREVDARFSPFKPDSEVSRYDRRELGSHQLSDDLVEILDLCEHYRTATGGAFDVRLPGRRLDPCAVVKGWSVQRAAELLKAAGAKRFVLNAGGDVAAAGGPWRVGVRHPEHADKLCTVLELTDGAVATSARYERGDHIIDGRTGLPAAGLLSLTVVAATLTEADSVATAAFAMGVKGVEWAATLPGCEVFAVDAGGHVLRTEGFPVAGGSARAA, from the coding sequence ATGCACCGCGTCGAACACGTCATGGGCTTCCCCGTCTCCCTCAGGGTCGACGACGAGCACGTTCCGGAGTCGGCCGGCGACGCGGTCTTCGCGTGGCTGCGCGAGGTCGACGCCCGCTTCAGCCCGTTCAAGCCGGACAGCGAGGTGTCCCGCTACGACCGGCGCGAGCTGGGGTCGCACCAGCTCAGCGACGACCTCGTCGAGATCCTCGACCTGTGCGAGCACTACCGGACCGCGACCGGCGGCGCCTTCGACGTACGTCTGCCCGGCCGGCGCCTCGACCCCTGCGCAGTGGTCAAGGGATGGTCGGTGCAGCGGGCGGCGGAGCTGCTGAAGGCGGCCGGCGCGAAGAGGTTCGTCCTGAACGCCGGCGGTGACGTGGCCGCCGCCGGCGGACCCTGGCGGGTCGGCGTACGGCACCCCGAGCACGCCGACAAGCTCTGCACCGTCCTCGAACTCACCGACGGGGCGGTGGCGACCTCAGCGCGCTACGAACGCGGCGACCACATCATCGACGGCCGCACCGGCCTCCCGGCGGCCGGGCTCCTCAGCCTGACCGTCGTGGCCGCCACCCTGACCGAGGCGGACTCGGTCGCGACGGCGGCCTTCGCGATGGGCGTGAAGGGCGTCGAGTGGGCCGCCACGCTGCCGGGCTGCGAGGTGTTCGCCGTGGACGCCGGGGGGCATGTGCTGCGAACGGAGGGGTTTCCGGTCGCCGGGGGATCCGCGAGGGCTGCCTGA
- a CDS encoding cell wall metabolism sensor histidine kinase WalK: MTGRLLRSYRRLRLGTRLALGLGVLALVVFAVVGTSLTTYMRDYLSNQLDDQLGLAQVAQSKNVAETGTLQGKKYWGWYYAVYDVSGGAAVLRKPEETGDLPKDIAPLTSLARAQESTDTETVRTATLTGDGDYRLRACEVKPGVVLVSGAPMADIDDTVRRLITVQVVAFGLALLALVVFGRRLLRRGLNPLSDMASTAHGITSHDLTESAARLPLRADKRGGGPEIEELRLAFNTMLEHIDDSLAVRAEAEQRLRRFVADASHELRTPLMSVRGYADLFQYAAANAPEERDRHLARLRAEAARMGVLLDDLLLLARLDAAEVEAPLRMQDADLVELVGEAAAAFRASHPDRPLTVTSGPAALRLRVDPHRVRQVLDNLLTNAAVHTPAGTRVSVAVALERDTAVVRVEDAGPGIPPADRERVFDRFYRVDKARSRDRGGSGLGLAVAGSLICAHGGTIELDSEPGSTVFTVTLPLRGRARES; this comes from the coding sequence GTGACCGGCAGGCTCCTGCGGTCGTACCGGCGGCTGCGGCTCGGCACCCGGCTGGCGCTGGGGCTCGGGGTGCTCGCCCTGGTGGTGTTCGCGGTCGTCGGCACGTCCCTGACGACCTATATGCGGGACTATCTGTCGAACCAGCTCGACGACCAGCTGGGTCTCGCCCAGGTCGCCCAGTCCAAGAACGTCGCGGAGACCGGCACGCTCCAGGGCAAGAAGTACTGGGGCTGGTACTACGCGGTGTACGACGTGTCGGGCGGCGCCGCCGTGCTCCGCAAGCCCGAGGAGACAGGCGACCTCCCGAAGGACATCGCCCCCCTGACGTCCCTGGCCAGGGCGCAGGAGAGCACGGACACCGAGACAGTGCGTACCGCGACCCTCACCGGCGACGGCGACTACCGGCTGCGCGCCTGCGAGGTGAAGCCCGGCGTGGTGCTGGTCAGCGGGGCGCCGATGGCCGACATCGACGACACGGTACGCCGGCTGATCACGGTGCAGGTGGTCGCCTTCGGGCTCGCGCTGCTGGCGCTGGTGGTGTTCGGCCGGCGGTTGCTGCGCCGGGGCCTGAACCCGCTGAGCGACATGGCGTCCACCGCCCACGGCATCACCTCGCACGATCTGACCGAGTCGGCGGCCCGGCTGCCGCTGCGCGCCGACAAGCGGGGCGGCGGCCCGGAGATAGAGGAGCTGCGCCTCGCGTTCAACACGATGCTGGAGCACATCGACGACTCCCTCGCCGTGCGCGCGGAGGCCGAGCAGCGGTTGCGGCGGTTCGTGGCGGACGCCTCGCACGAACTCCGTACACCCCTGATGTCCGTAAGGGGCTACGCGGACCTCTTCCAGTACGCCGCCGCCAACGCCCCCGAGGAACGCGACAGGCACCTGGCCCGGTTGCGCGCCGAGGCCGCCCGGATGGGCGTGCTCCTGGACGACCTGCTGCTGCTCGCCCGGCTGGACGCGGCGGAGGTGGAGGCCCCGCTGCGGATGCAGGACGCGGATCTGGTGGAGCTGGTCGGCGAGGCGGCCGCCGCGTTCCGGGCGAGCCATCCGGACCGCCCGCTGACGGTGACGTCCGGCCCGGCCGCGCTGCGACTGCGCGTGGACCCGCATCGCGTCCGGCAGGTCCTGGACAACCTGCTCACCAACGCGGCCGTGCACACCCCGGCCGGTACGCGGGTGTCGGTGGCGGTCGCGCTGGAGCGGGACACGGCCGTGGTGCGCGTCGAGGACGCCGGGCCCGGCATCCCGCCCGCCGACCGGGAACGGGTCTTCGACCGCTTCTACCGTGTCGACAAGGCCCGCAGCCGCGACCGCGGGGGCAGCGGACTCGGTCTCGCGGTCGCCGGCTCCCTGATCTGCGCCCACGGCGGCACGATCGAGCTGGACAGTGAGCCGGGATCGACGGTGTTCACGGTGACGCTGCCGCTGCGGGGCAGGGCCCGGGAGTCCTGA
- a CDS encoding response regulator transcription factor: protein MCPLRTPRHGVTSRVTHYERVEKVRILVVDDDPPIADLVATVARYEGWDAATANSGEEALRLAGEFRPDIVVLDLMLPDLDGFGVLDRLRRSGTMVPVVFLTARDGVADRVAGLTRGGDDYLVKPFAVEELMARLRTVLRRSAGPSFQRSVLRVADLTMDEDTREVRRGDKLLTLTPTEYEVLRFLMRKSPTVMTKAQILDHVWEYGFGGRSNVVELVVSRLRRKLDGPDDGTTPLIQTVRGFGYVIRQAAE, encoded by the coding sequence ATGTGCCCGCTGCGAACCCCGCGCCATGGCGTCACCAGCCGCGTGACGCACTATGAGCGGGTGGAAAAAGTACGCATCCTCGTCGTGGACGACGACCCGCCCATCGCCGATCTCGTCGCGACCGTCGCCCGTTACGAGGGCTGGGACGCGGCCACCGCGAACTCCGGTGAGGAGGCGTTGCGGCTGGCCGGCGAGTTCCGCCCGGACATCGTGGTGCTCGACCTGATGCTGCCCGACCTGGACGGCTTCGGCGTGCTCGACCGGCTGCGGCGCTCCGGGACGATGGTGCCGGTGGTGTTCCTGACCGCGCGGGACGGCGTCGCCGACCGGGTGGCGGGGCTGACCCGGGGCGGCGACGACTACCTCGTCAAGCCGTTCGCGGTGGAGGAGCTGATGGCGCGGCTGCGGACGGTGCTGCGGCGCAGCGCCGGGCCGTCCTTCCAGCGGTCGGTGCTGCGGGTGGCGGACCTGACGATGGACGAGGACACCCGCGAGGTGCGGCGCGGCGACAAGCTGCTCACGCTCACCCCCACCGAGTACGAGGTGCTGCGCTTCCTGATGCGCAAGTCGCCGACCGTGATGACCAAGGCGCAGATCCTCGACCACGTGTGGGAGTACGGCTTCGGGGGCCGCTCGAACGTCGTCGAGCTGGTCGTCAGCCGGCTGCGCCGCAAGCTGGACGGTCCCGACGACGGCACCACGCCGCTGATCCAGACGGTACGGGGCTTCGGGTACGTCATCCGGCAGGCCGCCGAGTGA
- a CDS encoding ABC transporter ATP-binding protein, with translation MIRIDSVTKRYPDGTVAVDNLSLEIPDRSITVFVGPSGCGKTTTLRMINRMIEPSEGTITLDGKDVTQQPVNTLRRSMGYVIQNAGLFQHRTIIDNIATVPRLLGWNKDKARSRARELMERVGLDGALAKRYPYQLSGGQQQRVGVARALAADPPVLLMDEPFSAVDPVVRKGLQDELLRIQDELGKTIVFVTHDIDEAVKIGTMVAVMRTGGHLAQFAPPAELLSDPADDFVEDFLGADRGIRRLSFFSSAGLGLLTTPIVAVDATAEQIAERSANDVPYLLVTDVAGKPLGWSEPAALTSGAVDPARLLPFGRPFRQGEESLRAALDCAVLSPTGWAVAVGADGRVAGVVSQQTIGEAIRTAHAQGRADERAAG, from the coding sequence TTGATACGGATAGATTCAGTCACCAAGCGGTACCCCGACGGTACGGTCGCGGTCGACAACCTCTCCCTGGAGATACCCGACCGCTCGATCACCGTCTTCGTCGGTCCGTCGGGCTGCGGCAAGACGACGACGCTGCGCATGATCAACCGGATGATCGAGCCGAGCGAGGGCACGATCACCCTCGACGGCAAGGACGTCACCCAGCAGCCGGTCAACACGTTGCGCCGGTCCATGGGTTACGTCATCCAGAACGCCGGTCTCTTCCAGCACCGCACGATCATCGACAACATCGCGACCGTGCCCCGCCTGCTCGGCTGGAACAAGGACAAGGCGCGGTCGAGGGCGCGGGAGTTGATGGAGCGGGTCGGGCTCGACGGCGCGCTCGCCAAGCGGTACCCGTACCAGCTCTCCGGCGGCCAGCAGCAGCGCGTCGGTGTCGCGCGGGCGCTCGCCGCGGATCCGCCGGTCCTGCTGATGGACGAGCCGTTCTCCGCCGTCGACCCCGTGGTGCGCAAGGGGCTCCAGGACGAACTCCTGCGAATACAGGACGAGTTGGGCAAGACCATCGTCTTCGTCACGCACGACATCGACGAGGCGGTGAAGATCGGCACAATGGTCGCCGTGATGCGCACCGGCGGTCACCTCGCCCAGTTCGCGCCGCCCGCCGAGCTGCTGTCCGACCCGGCGGACGACTTCGTGGAGGACTTCCTCGGCGCGGACCGCGGCATCCGGCGGCTCTCCTTCTTCTCCTCCGCGGGCCTCGGCCTGCTCACCACCCCGATCGTGGCCGTCGACGCGACCGCCGAGCAGATCGCCGAACGCAGCGCGAACGACGTGCCCTACCTGCTCGTCACCGACGTGGCCGGCAAGCCGCTCGGCTGGAGCGAGCCTGCGGCGCTGACCTCGGGCGCCGTCGACCCCGCGCGACTGCTGCCCTTCGGACGGCCGTTCCGGCAGGGCGAGGAGTCGCTGCGCGCCGCTCTCGACTGCGCCGTGCTCTCGCCCACCGGGTGGGCCGTCGCGGTGGGCGCCGACGGCCGGGTCGCCGGTGTCGTCTCGCAGCAGACCATCGGCGAGGCGATCCGCACGGCCCACGCCCAGGGCCGCGCAGACGAGAGGGCCGCCGGATGA
- a CDS encoding roadblock/LC7 domain-containing protein — translation MSTSTSDTPPRGATTPAELQAAAADFNWLLNRFATETAGVVDAIAVSSDGLLIAVAELHERAHSERLAAIVSGITSLAAGASGNYGLGGLNKVIIDLEGGHVIVSAIGSGAVLGVVADKEAKLGNIAYEMTLFANRAGSALNPQLVLQLKNSVGAASAR, via the coding sequence GTGAGCACGTCGACAAGTGACACTCCCCCCAGGGGAGCCACCACGCCGGCCGAACTGCAGGCCGCTGCAGCCGACTTCAACTGGCTGCTCAACCGTTTCGCCACGGAGACCGCCGGCGTCGTGGACGCCATCGCGGTCTCCTCCGACGGGCTGCTCATCGCCGTGGCGGAACTGCACGAGCGCGCCCACTCGGAGCGCCTTGCCGCGATCGTCTCCGGGATCACCAGCCTGGCCGCCGGAGCATCCGGCAACTACGGCCTCGGCGGGCTCAACAAGGTCATCATCGACCTTGAGGGCGGACATGTCATCGTCTCCGCGATCGGCAGCGGCGCGGTCCTCGGCGTGGTCGCCGACAAGGAGGCGAAGCTCGGCAACATCGCCTACGAGATGACGCTGTTCGCCAACCGGGCCGGCAGCGCGCTCAACCCCCAGCTCGTGCTCCAGCTCAAGAACAGCGTCGGCGCGGCGTCGGCACGCTGA
- a CDS encoding FMN-binding protein produces MKRAIPVVVLSIAGLVPVWRYEPSTPVTTPPASSSSGSSSATGVKGTTVKTEKGPVQVQVTFDGDRITAVRMLQQPNHPQTTAAVPKLVAETLKAQSADIDTVSGATITSGAYRKSLQAAIDANHANPKASTSSSGSASSASGETVSGPTVNTSKGPVQIQVTFDGADEITAVRMLQQPNHPQTTAAVPKLVAETLKAQSADIDTVSGATITSGAYRKSLQAAIDSQE; encoded by the coding sequence GTGAAGCGAGCCATACCTGTCGTCGTCCTGAGCATCGCGGGCCTCGTCCCCGTCTGGCGCTACGAGCCGTCGACTCCCGTAACGACGCCCCCCGCCTCCTCGTCCTCGGGCTCCTCCTCCGCCACCGGCGTCAAGGGCACGACGGTCAAGACGGAAAAGGGCCCCGTGCAGGTCCAGGTCACCTTCGACGGCGACAGGATCACCGCCGTGAGGATGCTGCAGCAGCCGAACCATCCGCAGACGACGGCCGCGGTGCCCAAGCTGGTCGCGGAGACGCTGAAGGCGCAGAGCGCGGACATCGACACGGTGTCCGGTGCGACCATCACCAGCGGCGCCTACAGGAAGTCCCTCCAGGCCGCGATCGACGCGAACCACGCGAACCCGAAGGCGTCCACGTCTTCTTCCGGCTCCGCCTCCTCCGCCTCCGGGGAGACCGTGTCGGGTCCGACCGTGAACACCTCCAAGGGCCCCGTGCAGATCCAGGTCACCTTCGACGGGGCCGACGAGATCACCGCCGTGAGGATGCTGCAGCAGCCGAACCATCCGCAGACGACGGCCGCGGTGCCCAAGCTGGTCGCGGAGACGCTGAAGGCGCAGAGCGCGGACATCGACACGGTGTCCGGTGCGACCATCACCAGCGGCGCCTACAGGAAGTCCCTGCAGGCCGCGATCGACTCGCAGGAGTGA
- a CDS encoding ATP/GTP-binding protein, protein MVIAGGFGVGKTTTVGSISEIEPLTTEAAITEVAAGVDDLSHTPRKTTTTVAMDFGCITIDPTLKLYLFGTPGQERFGFMWDDIVEGAVGGLVIVDTRRLDDCYAAVDYFEHRQIPFAVAVNAFDGKVEHALDEVRWALDVAERVPLIVFDARERGSVRDALLVVLELALARTES, encoded by the coding sequence ATGGTGATCGCGGGCGGTTTCGGCGTGGGCAAGACCACCACCGTCGGCTCGATCTCCGAGATCGAGCCGCTGACCACCGAGGCCGCCATCACGGAGGTCGCGGCGGGCGTGGACGACCTCAGCCACACCCCGCGCAAGACCACGACCACCGTGGCGATGGACTTCGGCTGCATCACCATCGACCCGACCCTGAAGCTGTACCTGTTCGGCACGCCCGGCCAGGAGCGGTTCGGGTTCATGTGGGACGACATCGTGGAGGGCGCGGTCGGCGGCCTCGTCATCGTGGACACCCGCCGCCTCGACGACTGCTACGCCGCCGTCGACTACTTCGAGCACCGGCAGATCCCGTTCGCCGTCGCCGTCAACGCCTTCGACGGGAAGGTCGAGCACGCCCTCGACGAGGTCCGCTGGGCGCTCGACGTCGCCGAGCGCGTCCCGCTGATCGTGTTCGACGCCCGGGAGCGCGGCTCGGTGCGGGACGCCCTGCTCGTCGTACTGGAACTGGCTCTGGCCCGCACGGAGAGCTGA
- a CDS encoding ABC transporter permease, producing MNGGFFHIPSDLQNTYWGLVALHLRLALVPVVCGLLAALPIAQLCVRLRWLYPPVLWVTTILYAVPSLAFFVVLIDYTGQSELTVMIPLGVYSLVVFVPAIVDGVRSVPQETLDAATAMGLGPVRRYFQVQLPIAAPAIIAGLRVATVSSISLVSVGMLIGNQGGLGNLLNDGMIYHQPRLVWLSVIGSAVLAILADALLVLVRVLVTPWMPRGSRKARPVDEPEARPVPAAAALEDAVR from the coding sequence ATGAACGGCGGCTTCTTCCACATCCCGAGCGACCTGCAGAACACGTACTGGGGCCTGGTCGCACTGCATCTGCGCCTGGCCCTGGTCCCGGTCGTGTGCGGGCTTCTGGCGGCGCTGCCCATCGCCCAGTTGTGCGTGCGGCTGCGCTGGCTGTACCCGCCCGTGCTGTGGGTGACGACGATCCTGTACGCGGTCCCCTCGCTGGCGTTCTTCGTCGTCCTCATCGACTACACCGGCCAGAGCGAGCTGACCGTGATGATCCCGCTGGGCGTCTACAGCCTCGTGGTGTTCGTCCCGGCGATCGTCGACGGTGTCCGGTCCGTGCCGCAGGAGACGCTCGACGCGGCGACCGCCATGGGCCTCGGCCCCGTACGCCGGTACTTCCAGGTCCAGTTGCCGATCGCGGCACCCGCGATCATCGCCGGGCTCCGGGTCGCGACCGTCTCCAGCATCTCCCTCGTCAGCGTCGGCATGCTGATCGGCAATCAGGGCGGACTCGGCAACCTCCTCAACGACGGCATGATCTACCACCAGCCGCGCCTGGTCTGGCTCTCGGTGATCGGCTCGGCCGTCCTCGCGATCCTCGCGGACGCCCTGCTGGTCCTCGTCCGGGTGCTGGTGACGCCCTGGATGCCGCGCGGCAGCCGCAAGGCCCGCCCCGTCGACGAGCCCGAGGCACGGCCCGTACCGGCCGCCGCCGCACTGGAGGACGCAGTCCGATGA
- a CDS encoding DUF742 domain-containing protein gives MADGTPPPGPDPVGPAPAVRPFLVTAGRVAPTASGRPVPVETQVVATADGLAVLDELAFEHHDIVAACRQPQSIAELAARLRLHLNVVRVLAEDLRATGHLAVHVPDSGVTHDASVLRRVIEALRAIPDSQGVLRDSD, from the coding sequence ATGGCGGACGGCACCCCACCTCCGGGCCCGGACCCGGTCGGTCCCGCCCCCGCCGTACGGCCCTTCCTGGTCACCGCCGGCCGGGTGGCACCGACGGCGTCCGGCCGGCCGGTGCCGGTCGAGACCCAGGTGGTGGCCACCGCCGATGGTCTCGCCGTGCTCGACGAGCTCGCCTTCGAGCACCACGACATCGTCGCCGCCTGCAGGCAGCCGCAGTCCATCGCGGAACTCGCGGCCCGGCTGCGGCTCCATCTCAACGTCGTACGGGTCCTCGCCGAGGACCTGCGCGCCACCGGGCATCTGGCGGTGCACGTGCCCGATTCCGGCGTCACGCACGACGCCTCCGTCCTGCGCAGGGTGATCGAGGCCCTGCGCGCCATCCCCGACTCCCAAGGGGTACTGCGTGACTCCGACTGA
- a CDS encoding ferredoxin reductase family protein, whose product MTTVQSPPAPPTAIRPRVVARTGLYAVLAANAAVVAYFFAEAGFASNALIVIGRLFGLYGALVMAFQLVLVARLPWLDRRIGMDRLTSWHRWTGFALLWTLLAHVVFITFGYANGAGVGPVTELVDLAETTEGVFRAIVAFGIILVVGAVSARYARRRLAYETWHFIHLYTYVAVVLAFTHQVAVGTTFTSSATAKAYWYGVWGVALGAVVLGRLVLPLWRNTRHQFRVSAVVPESDNVVSVHITGRDLDRLPAQAGQFFLWRFLTRDRWWQANPFSLSAAPDGRTLRLTAKAAGDGSAALRHIKAGTRVFAEGPYGAFTALHRTKSESVLIAGGVGVTPIRALLEDLEGHAVVIYRVASDRDAVLYDELRDLALAKGAELHLVTGPSVPDKLAPRELRQLVPDIGDRDVFLCGPPPMMNAVLRTLGDLGVPKQQIHFERFSLAG is encoded by the coding sequence GTGACGACCGTCCAATCACCCCCTGCGCCCCCCACGGCGATACGCCCCAGGGTGGTGGCCCGCACGGGCCTTTACGCCGTGCTCGCCGCCAACGCGGCCGTGGTCGCCTACTTCTTCGCCGAGGCGGGCTTCGCCTCCAACGCGCTGATCGTCATCGGCCGTCTCTTCGGCCTGTACGGGGCCCTCGTCATGGCCTTCCAGCTGGTTCTGGTCGCCCGGCTGCCCTGGCTCGACCGCCGCATCGGCATGGACCGGCTGACCTCCTGGCACCGCTGGACCGGATTCGCCCTGCTGTGGACGCTGCTCGCGCACGTCGTCTTCATCACCTTCGGGTACGCGAACGGGGCCGGCGTCGGCCCGGTCACCGAGCTGGTCGACCTCGCCGAGACCACCGAGGGCGTGTTCCGCGCGATCGTCGCGTTCGGCATCATCCTCGTGGTCGGCGCCGTCTCGGCCCGCTACGCCCGCCGCCGCCTCGCCTACGAGACCTGGCACTTCATCCACCTCTACACCTACGTCGCCGTGGTGCTCGCCTTCACGCACCAGGTCGCGGTCGGTACGACCTTCACCTCGTCGGCCACCGCGAAGGCGTACTGGTACGGGGTGTGGGGCGTGGCCCTCGGAGCGGTCGTCCTGGGCCGGCTCGTGCTGCCGCTGTGGCGCAACACCCGCCACCAGTTCCGGGTCTCGGCAGTCGTCCCCGAGTCCGACAACGTCGTCTCGGTCCACATCACCGGCCGCGACCTCGACAGGCTGCCCGCGCAGGCCGGCCAGTTCTTCCTGTGGCGGTTCCTCACCCGGGACCGCTGGTGGCAGGCGAACCCCTTCTCCCTGTCCGCCGCCCCCGACGGCCGCACCCTGCGCCTCACCGCCAAGGCGGCCGGCGACGGCAGCGCCGCCCTGCGGCACATCAAGGCCGGCACCCGCGTCTTCGCCGAGGGCCCCTACGGCGCCTTCACCGCGCTGCACCGCACGAAGTCCGAGTCGGTGCTCATCGCGGGCGGCGTGGGCGTGACCCCCATCCGCGCCCTGCTGGAGGACCTGGAGGGCCACGCCGTCGTCATCTACCGGGTCGCCTCCGACCGCGACGCCGTCCTCTACGACGAACTGCGCGACCTCGCCCTCGCCAAGGGCGCCGAGCTGCACCTGGTCACCGGCCCGTCGGTCCCGGACAAGCTGGCGCCGCGCGAGCTGAGGCAGCTGGTGCCGGACATCGGTGACCGGGACGTCTTCCTGTGCGGACCGCCGCCGATGATGAACGCGGTGCTGCGGACCCTGGGTGACCTGGGCGTGCCCAAGCAGCAGATCCACTTCGAGCGTTTCAGCCTGGCGGGATGA